A genomic window from Chlorobium phaeobacteroides DSM 266 includes:
- a CDS encoding prolyl oligopeptidase family serine peptidase — protein MTIPRTALFLLCFLALTSAAFAVEKPEPVVIRKSFPEAQKPVVETWCGETIADPFRAMENIRNPQVINWLKQESDYARNTLQRIPGRDSLISKMQEFDKRKVSKVYNLSITENDVYFYLKQTPSDETGQLYYRKGFHGKETLLFNPSSSPDKESHTVIGTISPSFDGSKVAFTISKNGSEDAVLLIMDVATKKLFPEKITRCRFASPSWLKTGDAFLYNRLRALEKPGENPQHNSKTFLHIPGTDPSRDLEIFSSATNPELVLNPEDIPEVSYEKESGQLFAFLSNVDRRLTVYYAPLDQPGKKKTAWKKLFIPKDDVHDFAVTEKDIYFSSPKKASGFRLLKTSLEHPDLEHAELIVPETPGATLTGFTLTSRGIFYTQSKNGVEEKLYHQEYGKTESKEIILPSAAGTIALSSKGFRYPDLWVVIAGWSKDYRRYRYDSRNEGTFSLETLSSPALYPEYERLKVEELMIPSHDGVMVPLSIVYRNDLDKKGTNPVLLYGYGAYGNALTPFFSPSLLLWTHKGGILAIVHARGGGELGDAWHTSGMKTTKPNTWKDLISSAEYLIKEKYSSSRHIAINGASAGGILVGKAMTERPDLFAAAIPQVGLMNPLRGEETPNGPVNVPEFGTVKKPDECKALIAMDPYLSIIDGVRYPAALVTAGINDPRVSAWQPAKFAARLQAATASNKPVLLFTDFKAGHGMGNTKQMEFESLADVLSFGLWQTGHPEFQIR, from the coding sequence ATGACAATACCACGTACCGCGCTCTTTTTGTTATGCTTTCTTGCCCTCACTTCTGCGGCTTTCGCTGTAGAAAAACCTGAACCTGTTGTTATAAGAAAATCCTTTCCGGAAGCTCAAAAACCTGTTGTGGAAACATGGTGCGGCGAAACAATAGCTGATCCTTTCCGCGCGATGGAGAACATCAGAAACCCGCAAGTCATCAACTGGCTCAAGCAGGAGAGCGACTATGCCCGCAATACCCTGCAACGAATTCCCGGAAGAGATAGTCTCATCTCCAAAATGCAGGAATTTGACAAAAGAAAGGTCTCGAAAGTCTATAATCTCTCGATTACCGAAAACGACGTCTATTTTTATCTCAAACAGACGCCGTCGGACGAAACAGGCCAGCTCTACTACAGAAAAGGGTTCCATGGCAAAGAAACCCTGCTGTTCAACCCCTCTTCATCACCTGATAAAGAGAGCCACACGGTTATAGGTACCATTTCTCCCTCATTTGACGGATCAAAGGTCGCATTTACCATTTCAAAAAACGGCTCAGAGGATGCGGTTCTCCTGATTATGGATGTTGCGACAAAAAAGCTGTTTCCGGAAAAAATCACAAGGTGCCGGTTTGCATCGCCATCATGGCTCAAAACTGGCGATGCATTTCTTTACAATCGCCTGCGGGCTCTTGAAAAGCCTGGCGAAAATCCACAGCACAACAGCAAAACATTTCTCCATATACCCGGAACGGACCCGTCAAGAGACCTTGAAATTTTTTCAAGCGCAACAAACCCTGAACTTGTTCTTAATCCGGAAGATATTCCCGAAGTGAGTTATGAGAAGGAGAGCGGGCAACTGTTTGCATTTCTCTCAAATGTAGACCGCCGCCTGACAGTTTACTATGCGCCCCTCGATCAGCCTGGAAAAAAGAAAACAGCCTGGAAAAAGCTCTTTATCCCGAAAGATGATGTCCACGATTTTGCTGTCACGGAGAAGGATATCTACTTTTCATCGCCAAAAAAAGCATCTGGTTTCCGGTTATTGAAAACATCCCTTGAGCATCCCGATCTTGAGCATGCCGAATTGATCGTTCCGGAAACTCCTGGAGCCACGCTAACCGGATTCACGCTCACCAGCAGGGGCATCTTCTACACACAATCGAAAAACGGCGTCGAAGAAAAACTCTATCATCAGGAGTACGGAAAAACAGAATCAAAAGAGATCATCCTGCCTTCCGCTGCCGGAACCATTGCGTTAAGCAGCAAAGGATTCCGCTACCCCGACCTCTGGGTGGTCATCGCAGGCTGGAGCAAAGACTACCGACGCTACCGATATGATAGCCGAAACGAAGGAACCTTCAGCCTTGAAACACTCTCATCCCCCGCCTTGTACCCGGAATATGAGCGACTGAAAGTCGAAGAACTCATGATACCCTCACACGATGGGGTTATGGTCCCGCTGTCGATTGTGTACCGGAATGATCTTGATAAAAAAGGAACCAATCCCGTTCTGCTCTACGGCTATGGGGCCTATGGCAACGCTCTGACACCTTTTTTCAGCCCATCACTACTGCTCTGGACTCATAAAGGCGGCATTCTTGCCATCGTGCACGCAAGAGGCGGCGGAGAGCTTGGTGATGCATGGCATACATCGGGAATGAAAACCACGAAGCCGAACACATGGAAAGACCTCATAAGTTCCGCCGAGTACCTGATCAAGGAGAAATACTCTTCATCTCGACATATCGCAATCAATGGCGCCAGTGCCGGCGGCATTCTTGTAGGAAAAGCCATGACCGAACGTCCGGATCTTTTTGCCGCAGCGATTCCGCAGGTTGGACTGATGAACCCCCTGCGGGGTGAGGAAACGCCGAATGGTCCGGTCAACGTACCAGAGTTCGGCACGGTCAAGAAGCCCGATGAATGCAAAGCGCTCATTGCCATGGATCCCTATCTTTCCATTATTGATGGAGTCCGATACCCGGCTGCACTGGTTACAGCAGGAATCAACGATCCAAGAGTCAGTGCCTGGCAGCCTGCGAAATTCGCCGCCCGTCTTCAGGCTGCGACAGCCTCAAACAAACCGGTTCTTCTGTTCACCGATTTCAAGGCCGGACACGGCATGGGAAACACGAAACAGATGGAGTTTGAATCCCTTGCCGATGTATTGAGTTTCGGACTGTGGCAAACCGGCCATCCTGAATTTCAAATCAGGTAA
- a CDS encoding DNA alkylation repair protein, giving the protein MLITAETLRHELEAIADPAVAAVSKSFFKTGPGEYGEGDLFRGIRVPVLRKISRRSEALCLDGIVELLHSPFHEDRLLALLVLVRRFSHASESAREELFDLYLSNTLFINNWDLVDTSAEHLVGCFLFNRDKAPLYRLVLSECIWERRIAIIATFYFIRHGRFGETLDLAEQLLFDPEELIHKAAGWMLREVGKRDQQLEEAFLVKHYRLMPRVMLRYAIERFAEEKRQLYLKGLVPDRFQGFSNTEQDELLPGYLI; this is encoded by the coding sequence ATGCTGATAACGGCAGAAACTCTCCGGCATGAACTGGAGGCTATCGCAGATCCTGCGGTGGCGGCTGTTTCGAAAAGCTTTTTCAAGACGGGCCCTGGAGAGTATGGGGAGGGTGATCTTTTTCGTGGAATTCGTGTGCCGGTGCTCAGAAAAATCTCCCGACGTTCTGAAGCTCTTTGTCTTGACGGAATCGTTGAGCTGCTTCACTCTCCTTTTCATGAAGACAGGTTGCTTGCTCTTCTTGTGCTTGTCAGGCGCTTTTCTCATGCAAGCGAGAGTGCGCGCGAGGAGTTGTTTGATCTGTACCTGTCAAATACGCTCTTCATCAATAACTGGGATCTCGTTGATACCTCAGCCGAACATCTGGTAGGATGCTTCCTTTTCAACAGGGATAAAGCGCCTCTCTATCGGCTGGTGCTCTCCGAATGCATTTGGGAAAGGCGTATTGCCATAATAGCAACTTTTTATTTTATCAGGCATGGACGGTTTGGCGAAACCCTCGACCTTGCAGAACAACTTCTTTTTGATCCAGAAGAACTGATTCATAAAGCAGCCGGATGGATGCTCAGGGAGGTGGGCAAGCGTGACCAGCAGCTTGAGGAGGCTTTTCTGGTTAAGCATTACCGGTTGATGCCGAGAGTCATGCTCCGCTATGCCATTGAACGGTTTGCGGAGGAGAAACGGCAACTCTATCTTAAAGGGCTTGTGCCGGATCGGTTTCAGGGGTTCAGTAATACTGAACAGGATGAGTTGTTGCCGGGTTACCTGATTTGA
- a CDS encoding ABC-F family ATP-binding cassette domain-containing protein has product MVLLTVEGLQKKYGLKHLFEDVSFGIDDRDKIGLIGANGSGKSTLLKILAGVETPDKGKVMVANQKRIAYLPQDSPYNPEDTVLEAILKSSDKVMDLIYQYELVCKELETNHDDPLIERMSQLSHELDVTGAWELESNASTVLGKLGLYDLDAVMGTLSGGQRKRVALAHALVVPSDGLILDEPTNHLDADSVEWLEQYIRRYQGAVLLITHDRYFLDRVATRMIELDGRTAVTYTGGYSSYLQQKAEQEEQAIRDDRKRQALVRQELDWMRGGCKARTTKQKARMLRAESLVYAPKKEKTKELEIGFGAGRLGDKIIEFHEVSKSYDEKLLLRSFEYQLQKGDRIGIIGPNGSGKTTLFDMITGRVSPDSGHIDIGKTVKIGYYDQQSRGLDDSKRVIEYIQEHAEQIKIKDGLVFSASKMLERFLFAPSTQYSYISTLSGGERRRLYLLKQLIDSPNVLLLDEPTNDLDIPTLRVLEDYLDTYTGCLIVVSHDRYFLDRTVEYIFAFEENGLIRRYPGNYTVYLDLKASEASKNEKKPLKKEPSVSVPPKKDNSSKQSRSGSKEKRELEILERSIQEAESQQSELAARLAAAGSDFALVQQLGSELNQVQEKLEKQILRWTELAEMA; this is encoded by the coding sequence ATGGTGCTTTTAACGGTTGAAGGACTTCAGAAAAAGTATGGTCTGAAGCATTTGTTTGAGGATGTTTCGTTTGGAATTGATGATCGTGACAAGATCGGTCTTATCGGTGCGAACGGGAGCGGGAAGAGTACGCTTCTGAAAATTCTTGCAGGGGTTGAAACGCCTGACAAGGGCAAGGTTATGGTGGCAAACCAGAAGAGGATCGCCTATCTGCCCCAGGATTCTCCCTATAATCCTGAGGATACCGTGCTGGAAGCAATTCTGAAGTCGAGCGACAAGGTCATGGATCTTATCTATCAATATGAGCTGGTCTGCAAGGAGCTGGAAACAAACCATGATGATCCGCTGATCGAGCGGATGAGTCAGCTTTCACATGAACTCGATGTAACGGGCGCATGGGAACTGGAGTCGAATGCCAGTACCGTACTTGGCAAACTTGGCCTGTACGATCTTGATGCAGTCATGGGAACTCTTTCCGGAGGTCAGCGTAAACGGGTTGCTCTGGCTCATGCTCTTGTTGTTCCGAGCGACGGTCTCATTCTTGATGAACCGACCAACCATCTTGACGCCGACAGCGTTGAGTGGCTTGAACAGTATATAAGGCGCTATCAGGGTGCTGTTCTGTTAATTACGCATGATCGTTATTTTCTTGACCGTGTGGCAACGCGCATGATCGAACTGGATGGACGGACGGCAGTAACCTATACCGGCGGCTATTCGAGTTATCTGCAGCAGAAAGCTGAACAGGAAGAACAGGCGATCAGGGATGACCGCAAGCGCCAGGCTCTTGTCCGTCAGGAACTTGACTGGATGAGGGGCGGATGCAAGGCTCGGACGACAAAACAGAAAGCGAGAATGCTTCGCGCGGAGAGTCTGGTTTATGCTCCGAAAAAGGAGAAGACGAAGGAGCTTGAGATCGGGTTTGGTGCAGGACGGCTGGGCGACAAAATCATTGAGTTTCACGAAGTTTCAAAATCCTATGACGAGAAACTGCTCCTGCGGTCGTTTGAGTACCAGTTGCAGAAAGGAGATCGTATCGGTATTATCGGGCCGAACGGTTCGGGAAAAACCACCCTTTTTGATATGATTACCGGGCGCGTATCGCCTGACAGCGGGCATATCGATATTGGTAAAACGGTGAAAATCGGATACTACGATCAGCAGAGTCGCGGTCTGGACGACTCCAAGCGGGTTATCGAGTATATACAGGAGCATGCCGAGCAGATCAAAATAAAGGATGGACTGGTTTTTTCCGCATCGAAAATGCTTGAGCGTTTTCTCTTTGCGCCTTCAACCCAGTACAGTTATATCAGCACCCTTTCGGGAGGTGAGCGCAGGCGACTCTATCTGCTCAAACAGCTTATCGATTCGCCCAATGTGCTTCTTCTTGACGAACCAACCAATGATCTCGATATCCCTACACTCAGAGTGCTTGAGGATTATCTCGATACCTATACGGGTTGTCTTATCGTTGTCAGCCATGATCGATATTTTCTTGATCGTACGGTCGAGTATATTTTTGCCTTTGAGGAGAATGGCCTTATTCGCCGTTATCCCGGTAACTACACCGTCTATCTTGATCTGAAAGCTTCCGAGGCGTCAAAAAACGAGAAAAAACCGTTAAAAAAAGAGCCGTCGGTTTCCGTGCCCCCGAAGAAAGACAATTCATCAAAACAGAGCAGGTCTGGCAGTAAGGAGAAGCGCGAACTGGAGATCCTTGAACGGTCTATTCAGGAAGCTGAAAGTCAGCAGTCAGAACTTGCCGCACGTCTTGCGGCAGCCGGCAGCGATTTTGCATTGGTGCAACAGCTTGGTTCGGAACTTAATCAGGTACAGGAGAAACTGGAAAAACAGATTTTGCGATGGACGGAACTTGCAGAAATGGCATAA